In Paenibacillus hexagrammi, the following are encoded in one genomic region:
- a CDS encoding molybdopterin molybdotransferase MoeA, with translation MTDSINLKFGRSVVTVEQAWESLVVHLNRMETEHVPLASAFGRRLAVPVHADHDVPHFRRSGVDGYAVRAADIGQASFECPVTLQVTEHIPSGTMPQQTIGPGMAARIMTGAPVPDGADAVVMLEMTDCLMEDSPSVGIVQIKKAVPTGSNITPVAGEVGVGEHLIKQGERVGPGEAAILATFGYSHVPVYKKPVVAIFSTGSELLNVEKPLQPGRIRNSNSYMLAFQVEAAGGVPVIMPALPDDVAEVKQALERAFESADFIITSGGVSVGDYDVLVELFGRWDGNLLFNKVSMRPGTPTSAAIWKEKLLLALSGNPGASFVGFELFAGPCIRAMQGCEQPFPVESSAYLDIDYGKGSAYPRYVRGTTRVEDGVRKVQPAGIDKSSIMVSIKDADCLIKLPAGGGGFRKGVPVAVYSLES, from the coding sequence GTGACCGACAGTATAAATCTGAAATTCGGACGCAGCGTTGTAACCGTTGAGCAGGCTTGGGAATCTTTGGTAGTCCATCTAAATAGGATGGAGACGGAGCATGTCCCGCTCGCTTCTGCATTCGGAAGAAGATTGGCGGTTCCCGTGCATGCGGACCATGACGTCCCACACTTTCGCAGGTCGGGAGTCGATGGTTACGCGGTGCGTGCTGCTGATATTGGACAAGCAAGCTTTGAATGTCCTGTCACCTTACAAGTAACGGAGCATATACCCAGCGGTACGATGCCTCAGCAAACGATTGGCCCTGGTATGGCTGCCAGGATTATGACTGGCGCCCCTGTACCTGATGGAGCTGATGCTGTCGTTATGCTGGAAATGACGGATTGTCTGATGGAGGACTCGCCGTCTGTCGGCATTGTACAGATTAAGAAGGCGGTGCCTACAGGCAGTAATATTACTCCGGTTGCTGGGGAGGTCGGTGTCGGGGAGCACCTAATCAAGCAAGGAGAACGGGTGGGGCCCGGAGAAGCTGCGATTTTGGCTACATTTGGCTACAGTCATGTTCCGGTATATAAGAAGCCCGTTGTGGCCATCTTTTCTACCGGGTCGGAGCTGCTAAACGTTGAAAAGCCTCTCCAGCCCGGGCGCATACGAAACAGTAATAGTTATATGCTGGCCTTTCAAGTAGAGGCGGCAGGGGGAGTGCCCGTGATTATGCCTGCTTTACCGGACGATGTGGCGGAGGTTAAACAAGCGCTGGAGCGGGCCTTTGAATCGGCCGATTTCATCATTACGTCAGGTGGTGTTTCCGTAGGGGACTACGATGTGCTTGTAGAATTATTCGGTCGTTGGGATGGCAATCTTTTATTTAATAAAGTTTCCATGCGGCCCGGTACACCTACAAGTGCAGCAATCTGGAAGGAGAAGCTGCTGCTTGCTCTCTCGGGCAACCCTGGGGCCTCATTCGTTGGCTTCGAGCTGTTTGCGGGACCTTGTATCCGAGCCATGCAGGGATGTGAGCAGCCATTTCCGGTAGAGAGCAGCGCTTATCTCGATATCGATTATGGCAAGGGCTCGGCATATCCTCGCTATGTGAGAGGGACAACCCGGGTAGAAGATGGAGTGCGGAAGGTTCAACCAGCGGGAATCGATAAATCCAGCATCATGGTTTCTATTAAGGACGCGGATTGTTTGATTAAGCTGCCAGCTGGAGGCGGCGGGTTTCGCAAAGGTGTTCCTGTAGCTGTATATTCTCTCGAAAGTTAA
- a CDS encoding ATP-binding protein: protein MVKDLFFQIIVALIPILIAHYSLTTLKLPNTFWLYGPLAGIAIIVCVSMPVNFNGFLWDLRSALLVTCFLYAGPRAGLIAAFMMVAYRLALGGPMLYLIVTSAVMQSFPPFILHQRFIKSEPKKRIRMVFFLSLVSFSILFFHLYIYTSASGETPFSHLSPWHYLLFGIIHVSAMLISSILIENIIEMYQLRKERSRTEKLAVLSELAASVAHEIRNPLTVVRGFLQLTQQSLDEKNKSFISTAILELDRAEKIISDYLSFAKPQIEHISVIQVEELVNSTTDVIRAYASMRGVEMHTLPYPESLQVASDKHKLQQVLMNLIKNAIEAVPEHKEDGRVEVRISIERNFVKIEVADNGKGMTPEQVTRLGDPYYSTKDTGTGLGLMVTFRLVEAMDGKLIFHSKPGKGTQAVLYIPLFEKNKP, encoded by the coding sequence ATGGTTAAAGATCTGTTTTTTCAGATAATAGTGGCGCTCATACCCATTCTAATCGCACACTACTCTTTAACAACGCTGAAACTACCCAATACCTTTTGGCTCTATGGTCCATTAGCGGGAATTGCCATTATTGTATGCGTCTCCATGCCAGTAAACTTTAATGGATTTCTGTGGGATTTACGTTCAGCGCTGCTTGTGACTTGTTTTTTGTACGCCGGTCCTAGAGCTGGCTTGATTGCTGCCTTCATGATGGTTGCCTATCGACTTGCACTTGGGGGACCGATGCTCTATTTGATTGTAACATCTGCTGTTATGCAATCTTTTCCGCCTTTCATCCTACACCAACGATTTATCAAAAGTGAACCTAAGAAACGCATACGAATGGTTTTTTTCCTTTCTCTTGTTTCTTTTTCGATTCTTTTCTTTCATCTGTATATCTATACCTCAGCGTCGGGGGAAACACCGTTTTCTCATTTAAGCCCTTGGCATTATTTGCTTTTTGGCATTATTCATGTATCGGCGATGCTCATTTCCAGCATACTGATAGAAAATATTATAGAGATGTACCAACTGCGCAAGGAACGCTCCAGAACTGAAAAGCTTGCGGTGCTGAGCGAATTGGCCGCTTCTGTGGCGCATGAAATTCGGAATCCATTAACTGTGGTAAGAGGATTTTTGCAGTTAACCCAGCAATCATTGGACGAGAAAAATAAAAGCTTCATCTCTACGGCGATTCTGGAGCTGGACCGTGCAGAGAAAATCATCAGCGATTATTTAAGCTTTGCGAAACCGCAGATCGAACATATCAGTGTGATACAGGTCGAAGAGCTGGTGAACAGCACCACCGATGTAATCAGGGCCTATGCCTCCATGCGGGGGGTAGAGATGCACACGCTTCCCTATCCGGAATCTCTGCAGGTGGCCTCGGACAAGCATAAGCTGCAGCAGGTTCTGATGAATCTGATCAAAAATGCTATTGAAGCGGTGCCGGAGCATAAGGAGGATGGGCGGGTCGAAGTACGCATCTCAATCGAACGTAACTTCGTGAAGATTGAGGTAGCCGATAATGGAAAAGGGATGACCCCGGAGCAAGTCACAAGACTAGGTGATCCGTACTATTCAACCAAAGATACGGGAACAGGACTTGGCTTGATGGTCACTTTCCGTTTGGTAGAAGCGATGGATGGAAAGCTGATATTCCACAGTAAGCCTGGCAAAGGAACACAAGCAGTCCTTTATATACCATTATTTGAAAAAAATAAGCCGTGA
- a CDS encoding copper amine oxidase N-terminal domain-containing protein: protein MKSWKKIAVISMVVFAVALPGAASAEESMMAGYDYTKVNTIMKDGMELVPLREIAESLGYQVIWGDENRSITINDKKDMMMDDSMKDKTMDGMMEKGHSWMLQIGSTSMKDGEAEVMLEVAPMIVNDMTYVPKEVVDQHLLQPMMMK from the coding sequence ATGAAAAGTTGGAAAAAGATTGCTGTAATTTCTATGGTGGTGTTCGCGGTTGCGCTGCCCGGCGCTGCATCAGCGGAAGAATCGATGATGGCTGGGTATGATTATACGAAGGTGAACACGATTATGAAGGACGGTATGGAACTGGTCCCACTTAGGGAAATAGCAGAATCGCTAGGCTACCAGGTGATATGGGGGGATGAGAATCGCTCCATTACCATTAACGATAAGAAGGATATGATGATGGACGATTCTATGAAAGATAAGACAATGGATGGCATGATGGAAAAGGGGCACTCTTGGATGCTGCAGATCGGAAGCACATCAATGAAAGATGGCGAAGCTGAAGTTATGTTGGAGGTCGCGCCGATGATTGTAAATGATATGACCTATGTTCCCAAAGAGGTTGTTGATCAACATTTACTTCAGCCCATGATGATGAAGTAA
- the mobA gene encoding molybdenum cofactor guanylyltransferase yields MKHADRCHPSRWEEPQDGGRLKALLPYKGSTILHIQLAEMRKICGTVFIVTNNRDMIEPEISSFQGLDIRIISDVYLQAGPLAGIHAACKAASGEQLWVVGCDMPHLSADAAIAMKSRLASADFEAVIPVIGGRIHPLHGIYSRKVGDTAEQLLIQEQYRVMELLQRCRWLAADDAFFAEHGIALQFASNLNTPEEYHASMMRNET; encoded by the coding sequence TTGAAACATGCTGACAGGTGTCATCCTAGCCGGTGGGAAGAACCGCAGGATGGGGGGAGACTGAAGGCGCTGCTGCCATACAAAGGAAGCACAATCCTGCACATCCAGTTAGCGGAGATGAGAAAAATCTGCGGAACCGTGTTCATTGTGACGAACAATAGAGACATGATTGAACCTGAGATTTCATCCTTTCAAGGATTGGATATTCGCATCATATCTGATGTGTACCTTCAAGCGGGGCCTTTGGCAGGTATTCATGCTGCCTGTAAAGCTGCTTCAGGAGAGCAACTTTGGGTTGTCGGCTGCGATATGCCTCATTTGTCAGCGGATGCTGCCATCGCCATGAAAAGCCGATTAGCTAGCGCTGATTTTGAAGCGGTTATCCCTGTCATAGGTGGACGCATTCATCCCCTGCATGGGATCTATTCGAGAAAGGTCGGAGACACGGCTGAGCAATTGCTCATTCAGGAGCAGTACCGGGTTATGGAGCTTTTGCAGCGTTGCCGATGGCTGGCGGCTGACGATGCTTTTTTTGCAGAGCACGGCATTGCGCTGCAATTTGCGAGTAATCTGAACACACCGGAAGAGTATCATGCCAGCATGATGAGGAATGAAACCTGA
- a CDS encoding HAMP domain-containing sensor histidine kinase: MKLRYYLLTANIVSTGLILTALFICYQYMLLLLRDVILLTAVTVCAAGASMLIHYWMTRPLEISIHAIAREAASIAQGEFQGQVPELGPIEFQKLAKRFNEMSDKLQESFQRLKNEEASRRELVANVSHDLRTPMASIQAFVEALQDDIVSDRVTFDRYLKTIQLETVRLNDLIEELFKLSQLEAGGLEFKPELYHVDALLLDTLQSLAVLLEEKRLNVQTDVPEMLPPALLMPLEVKRVISNILHNAIRHSSVNGTIWIEAELLSEQFVQIRISDEGEGMEQHEQLRIFERFYRADPSRTRTSGGAGLGLAIAKFIIDLHGGEIGVWSEPGRGSQFWFTLPICSLEQVQGKLNSTAYKAI, translated from the coding sequence ATGAAGCTCCGGTACTATTTACTTACTGCGAATATCGTTAGTACAGGCTTGATTCTAACCGCTTTATTTATTTGCTATCAGTATATGCTGCTGTTGTTGCGCGACGTGATCTTATTAACGGCAGTAACGGTATGTGCGGCAGGTGCTTCCATGCTCATTCACTATTGGATGACAAGGCCTCTGGAGATATCTATTCATGCCATTGCCAGAGAAGCTGCTAGCATTGCTCAAGGGGAATTTCAAGGACAAGTTCCAGAGCTTGGCCCGATCGAATTTCAGAAACTCGCAAAGCGATTTAACGAGATGTCGGATAAGCTTCAGGAAAGCTTTCAACGATTGAAGAATGAGGAAGCATCCCGAAGAGAGCTGGTGGCCAATGTTTCACATGATTTACGTACGCCGATGGCATCGATTCAAGCATTTGTGGAGGCGCTGCAGGATGATATCGTAAGTGATCGTGTTACTTTTGACCGGTATTTGAAAACGATACAATTGGAGACGGTACGTCTAAACGATTTGATTGAGGAGCTTTTTAAGCTCTCCCAATTGGAAGCTGGAGGGCTGGAGTTTAAACCAGAGCTTTATCATGTGGATGCTCTCTTGCTCGATACGCTGCAAAGCCTTGCTGTTTTACTCGAAGAAAAGAGGCTTAACGTTCAGACGGACGTGCCTGAAATGCTTCCACCTGCGCTGCTGATGCCTCTTGAAGTGAAGCGGGTTATCTCCAATATCCTGCATAATGCGATTCGCCATTCTTCCGTAAACGGTACAATTTGGATCGAAGCAGAGCTTCTCTCGGAACAGTTTGTACAAATTCGCATATCTGATGAAGGGGAAGGTATGGAGCAGCATGAACAGCTGCGCATTTTTGAGAGGTTTTATCGGGCAGATCCTTCAAGAACGAGAACTAGCGGAGGAGCGGGGTTGGGGCTGGCCATTGCCAAATTTATTATAGATTTGCACGGAGGAGAGATCGGCGTCTGGAGCGAACCGGGGCGCGGCAGTCAGTTTTGGTTTACGCTGCCAATCTGCTCTTTGGAGCAAGTCCAGGGCAAGCTTAACTCAACAGCATATAAAGCGATCTGA
- a CDS encoding class I SAM-dependent methyltransferase, producing the protein MNYLDMLAKLGVGNAHPGGFGETVKQLQKYPIPSGKKVLEVGCGTGRTACYLASQGCSVSAIDIRPEMVVKAKRRAEKLGVQVSFLEGDVCQLPFENNSFDVIMVESVTNFAQADKALSEYERVLMPGGIVYDREVIRVKNMKPEVHQALCDFYGVPALYDLGEWKGMMQSAGFAEVSSSGIHPFPTASMWEDSVQFPDPVHLSDNSSIFDPQIWQLTAQYDQLMNQYHKYLGYTLLIGTKGNK; encoded by the coding sequence ATGAATTACTTGGATATGTTGGCTAAGCTTGGAGTCGGGAACGCGCACCCCGGAGGCTTTGGGGAAACGGTGAAACAGCTGCAAAAATATCCGATTCCATCAGGAAAAAAAGTACTGGAGGTAGGCTGCGGTACAGGGCGTACAGCTTGCTATTTAGCTAGTCAAGGCTGTAGCGTATCAGCCATCGATATCAGGCCTGAAATGGTGGTTAAAGCGAAACGAAGAGCAGAGAAACTAGGAGTCCAGGTGAGTTTTCTGGAAGGGGACGTATGCCAGCTTCCTTTTGAAAATAACAGCTTTGATGTCATTATGGTGGAGTCCGTAACGAATTTTGCTCAAGCGGATAAAGCATTATCCGAATATGAAAGAGTGCTTATGCCCGGTGGAATTGTATATGATCGGGAAGTTATTCGTGTAAAGAATATGAAGCCTGAAGTCCATCAGGCTCTGTGTGACTTCTACGGCGTTCCCGCGCTGTACGATCTCGGCGAATGGAAAGGAATGATGCAGTCGGCGGGATTTGCCGAGGTTTCAAGCTCGGGTATTCATCCTTTTCCGACAGCTTCCATGTGGGAGGACTCCGTTCAGTTCCCGGATCCCGTACATTTATCAGATAACTCATCGATATTTGATCCTCAAATTTGGCAGCTTACTGCACAATATGATCAGCTGATGAACCAGTATCATAAATATTTGGGATATACACTTCTTATAGGAACAAAGGGAAACAAATAA
- a CDS encoding alpha/beta fold hydrolase — protein MYITVQETSLFIEDQGPVSALPIILLHGFPLDHRMWSHQIETLTASSYRVITPDLLGMGRSELPSSNISLDRYADDILAMMDQLQIPRAVLGGFSMGGYVAFALLRKAPERFSALILANTRPEADSPEGRQNRMKMAASLYEKGSSAAKDAMLPKLLTEHTRAESPGLVSELEQVMTAMEPEGLVHASLAMAFRPDASDLLTSIQVPTLVIAGEQDPITTPEIMKSMADQIPASQFHVIPEASHLTPQEKPDAFNAVLLGFLNSIKP, from the coding sequence ATGTACATTACCGTTCAAGAAACATCCCTATTCATTGAGGATCAGGGCCCCGTATCAGCACTACCGATCATTCTGCTGCATGGATTCCCTCTCGATCATCGGATGTGGAGCCATCAGATTGAAACATTAACTGCTAGCTCCTATCGCGTCATCACTCCGGACTTACTAGGGATGGGTCGCTCCGAGCTGCCTTCCTCTAACATATCGTTAGATCGCTATGCAGACGATATCCTGGCAATGATGGATCAGCTTCAAATTCCTAGAGCTGTTCTTGGAGGATTCTCCATGGGCGGTTATGTAGCCTTTGCTCTGCTCCGAAAAGCGCCCGAACGCTTCAGCGCCTTGATACTGGCTAATACTCGGCCTGAGGCTGATTCTCCGGAAGGCCGTCAGAATAGGATGAAGATGGCTGCTTCGCTTTATGAGAAAGGCTCATCTGCAGCCAAGGATGCGATGCTGCCCAAGCTTTTGACTGAGCATACGCGTGCTGAAAGTCCGGGCCTTGTTTCCGAGCTGGAGCAAGTTATGACGGCAATGGAACCCGAGGGCCTTGTTCATGCGAGTCTCGCTATGGCTTTCCGGCCGGATGCCTCTGATCTCCTTACATCCATCCAAGTACCGACGTTAGTCATCGCGGGTGAACAGGATCCGATCACTACGCCTGAAATCATGAAATCCATGGCTGATCAAATCCCAGCTTCACAATTCCATGTCATACCTGAGGCATCACATTTAACTCCTCAGGAAAAGCCGGATGCATTCAACGCCGTTCTCCTGGGTTTCCTCAACAGCATTAAGCCTTAA
- a CDS encoding MOSC domain-containing protein, giving the protein MEIVSVNVGIPQSIIYQGKELETGIYKSQVSSSLRLTKTQLEGDGQADLVNHGGPDKAICVYAKEHFAYWESKLGCELHPGAFGENLTVTGLLEDVVCIGDIFQIGDAVVQVSQPRQPCHKLAKRYDVQDLPVQVQNTGFTGYYFRVLKEGNIPAQPTIRLTQKDPAGITVANANQIKYHDKANAEGIRSILAVEALSQSWRQSFEKRLSELETC; this is encoded by the coding sequence GTGGAGATTGTTTCAGTTAATGTAGGTATTCCACAATCGATAATTTATCAGGGCAAAGAGCTGGAAACTGGGATTTATAAGTCCCAAGTCAGCTCTTCTTTGCGTTTGACAAAGACGCAGTTGGAGGGTGACGGCCAAGCAGACCTGGTGAATCACGGGGGGCCCGATAAAGCGATTTGTGTGTATGCGAAGGAGCATTTTGCCTACTGGGAAAGCAAGCTCGGCTGCGAACTCCATCCCGGTGCTTTCGGTGAAAATTTGACTGTAACCGGACTGCTTGAAGATGTGGTCTGTATCGGCGATATCTTCCAGATTGGGGATGCTGTAGTTCAAGTGTCTCAACCTAGACAGCCGTGTCATAAGCTTGCTAAACGCTATGATGTTCAAGATCTTCCTGTTCAAGTGCAGAATACCGGATTTACCGGGTATTATTTTCGAGTCCTGAAGGAAGGAAACATACCGGCACAGCCGACAATTCGATTGACTCAGAAGGATCCTGCTGGAATTACAGTAGCTAATGCTAATCAGATCAAGTACCATGACAAGGCCAATGCAGAAGGGATTCGCTCTATTTTGGCTGTCGAAGCCCTTTCGCAAAGCTGGCGGCAATCGTTCGAGAAGCGCTTGTCTGAGCTTGAAACATGCTGA
- a CDS encoding YjcZ family sporulation protein yields MGVAAGVGYTSATAILVLFILLVIVSTVYGVAW; encoded by the coding sequence ATGGGCGTTGCTGCGGGTGTTGGTTATACTTCCGCCACAGCTATACTGGTTCTCTTCATTCTGCTTGTTATCGTAAGTACAGTATACGGCGTAGCTTGGTAA
- the moaA gene encoding GTP 3',8-cyclase MoaA, with product MSNQLIDRFGRVHDYLRISVTDRCNLRCVYCMPEEGLEFEPEDRVLRFDEIAEVVRVLAGLGVRKLRLTGGEPLVRKHLEKLIGMLSVIPGIEDIALTTNGIYFAAKAEKLRAAGLTRVNISLDSLKADRFSFITRGGDIRRVLESIEAAHRVGLVPIKLNVVLMKGLNDDEIEDFLQMTMERPVQIRFIEYMPIGHQDDTWKARYVPLSSVMECCLEKGWIVEPSEKVYGNGPSRNYRIQGAQGSFGLIHPVSDHFCEACSRLRITADGNIKPCLFWSDEFNVRRHMGNEAALKELFFRALDIKPQNHEMAQTLFNQELSHMPTVRRMSQIGG from the coding sequence ATGTCCAATCAGCTGATTGATCGATTTGGCCGTGTACATGATTATTTGCGGATATCCGTGACGGACAGGTGTAATTTACGTTGTGTCTATTGTATGCCTGAAGAAGGCTTGGAGTTTGAGCCTGAAGATAGGGTGCTTCGCTTTGATGAAATCGCCGAGGTTGTACGCGTTCTGGCCGGTCTTGGTGTTCGAAAGCTTAGGCTGACCGGGGGAGAGCCGCTCGTACGTAAACATCTAGAAAAATTAATCGGCATGCTGTCAGTGATTCCTGGAATTGAAGATATTGCATTAACGACGAACGGCATTTATTTCGCTGCAAAGGCGGAGAAGCTGCGCGCAGCAGGATTAACCCGAGTTAACATTAGCTTGGATTCGCTAAAAGCGGACCGGTTCTCGTTCATTACCCGTGGTGGAGATATTCGCCGTGTCCTGGAGAGTATAGAAGCCGCCCATCGGGTCGGACTTGTCCCTATTAAATTGAATGTGGTGCTTATGAAAGGCTTGAATGACGACGAGATCGAGGATTTCTTACAAATGACAATGGAACGTCCCGTTCAGATCAGATTTATAGAATATATGCCGATCGGGCATCAAGACGATACTTGGAAGGCGAGATACGTTCCGCTAAGCTCTGTTATGGAGTGCTGCTTAGAGAAAGGCTGGATAGTGGAACCTTCGGAGAAGGTTTATGGCAACGGCCCATCGCGTAATTACCGCATTCAAGGTGCGCAGGGATCATTCGGCTTAATTCATCCGGTGAGTGATCATTTCTGTGAAGCCTGCAGCCGGTTGAGGATTACAGCGGACGGTAATATCAAGCCCTGCCTTTTCTGGTCGGACGAATTCAATGTAAGAAGACATATGGGGAATGAGGCCGCTTTGAAAGAGTTATTCTTTCGGGCTTTGGACATCAAACCGCAAAATCATGAAATGGCTCAGACGTTATTCAATCAGGAACTATCCCACATGCCTACTGTGCGGCGTATGTCGCAGATAGGAGGCTGA
- a CDS encoding ROK family transcriptional regulator yields MDFPRITERISNRKAKEIYELIRRQRTVSKTDLLDASGMTVSTLTRLLEELVSQGLILESGFGISTGGRRPILYEMNSTYAYVFGLEISRTLSRLVLVDLAMNPVESYSWAMTAEMTPELLIGLIAQEAERMLQTHDISKEIVLGLGIGAVGPLDRMAGIILEPSYFPAPGWNHVEISQALEQRLGVEVLLDNGANTALLAESWMNRSQSFKHLLYIHIGIGLRSSMVSEGKVIYGAVDMEGSVGQMIIQTDGVPHRDASGNYGALESYASLYAVEKAARSALKQGRSTLLSQLVEDPEQLKYQHVLEAVNKNDPLAVEIMTSAATYFGIGLANLLNILHPEKVILGGPLIRNNDLFFQTATQTAIRKTYYYPTYQVVFSKGNLGEEALAIGAAVMMMDQLVKA; encoded by the coding sequence TTGGATTTTCCAAGAATTACAGAGCGGATATCAAATCGGAAAGCTAAAGAAATCTATGAACTGATTCGCCGTCAGAGAACGGTATCTAAGACTGACTTGTTGGATGCCAGCGGGATGACGGTCAGCACGCTAACGAGGCTGCTAGAGGAGCTGGTGAGCCAGGGACTCATTCTTGAATCGGGTTTCGGCATTTCCACGGGAGGCCGCAGGCCGATTTTGTATGAGATGAATTCAACTTACGCCTATGTGTTCGGTTTGGAGATATCAAGGACGCTTTCAAGGCTCGTGCTGGTAGATTTGGCTATGAATCCTGTTGAATCCTACAGCTGGGCGATGACTGCGGAGATGACACCTGAGCTGCTCATAGGTTTAATAGCTCAAGAAGCAGAAAGAATGCTTCAAACACACGATATTTCGAAAGAAATAGTGCTAGGTTTAGGGATAGGGGCAGTAGGTCCGTTGGATCGGATGGCAGGTATCATTCTGGAACCGTCCTATTTCCCAGCTCCCGGATGGAATCATGTTGAAATTAGCCAGGCATTGGAACAGCGTCTCGGAGTAGAAGTGCTTCTGGATAATGGCGCGAATACAGCGTTGTTAGCCGAATCCTGGATGAACCGCTCGCAAAGCTTTAAGCATTTGCTTTATATCCACATAGGGATCGGGCTTCGCTCCTCTATGGTTTCAGAAGGAAAGGTAATCTACGGTGCGGTCGATATGGAGGGCTCTGTCGGACAAATGATTATTCAGACCGATGGAGTCCCGCATCGGGACGCATCGGGCAATTATGGTGCTTTGGAGTCGTATGCCTCCTTGTATGCCGTTGAGAAGGCTGCGCGCTCTGCTCTTAAGCAAGGGCGGTCGACACTGTTGTCACAATTGGTGGAGGATCCGGAGCAGCTGAAATATCAGCACGTTTTGGAAGCTGTCAATAAAAATGATCCCCTGGCTGTGGAGATCATGACATCGGCTGCGACCTATTTTGGAATCGGCCTTGCCAATCTATTAAATATATTGCATCCGGAAAAGGTAATCTTGGGCGGACCGCTGATTAGAAACAATGACCTGTTCTTTCAGACGGCAACGCAGACAGCCATTCGCAAGACTTACTACTACCCGACTTACCAAGTTGTTTTCAGCAAAGGTAATTTGGGCGAGGAAGCGCTCGCGATTGGCGCCGCGGTAATGATGATGGATCAGCTAGTTAAGGCTTAA
- a CDS encoding response regulator transcription factor produces the protein MSGVILVVDDETNIIDVCTLYLEREGFRVISAGNGEEALRMWRQYAPDLMILDLMMPGINGWQVCVEIRQEQDIPIIMLTARGEEKDRLTGLTMGADDYLTKPFSPRELVLRVKAIMRRMQRSLQTSQVHDPGAQHVWKLPGIELNSLNRMVTVQGEEIELTVKEFELLQLFISHPDQVFSRNQLLSKVWDFDYYGDTTTVTVHIRRLREKIEPNPSEPRFIKTVWGIGYKFESREPL, from the coding sequence ATGAGCGGAGTTATACTGGTCGTGGACGACGAAACCAATATTATAGATGTATGTACATTGTATCTGGAAAGGGAAGGCTTCCGGGTTATATCCGCAGGTAATGGTGAGGAAGCGCTGCGGATGTGGAGGCAGTATGCCCCGGACCTCATGATTCTAGACCTCATGATGCCAGGCATCAATGGTTGGCAGGTCTGTGTAGAAATCCGCCAAGAGCAGGATATCCCGATTATTATGCTTACAGCACGGGGAGAGGAGAAGGATCGGCTTACAGGACTGACGATGGGGGCAGACGACTATTTAACCAAGCCGTTTAGTCCTCGTGAATTAGTTCTAAGGGTCAAGGCGATTATGCGCAGAATGCAGCGTAGTCTGCAGACTAGCCAGGTTCATGATCCTGGAGCTCAGCATGTGTGGAAATTGCCGGGCATTGAGCTAAACAGTCTCAACCGAATGGTAACGGTACAGGGAGAAGAAATCGAATTGACTGTGAAAGAGTTTGAACTCTTGCAGTTATTTATCAGTCACCCGGACCAAGTCTTTTCAAGGAATCAGCTCCTTAGCAAGGTCTGGGATTTCGATTATTATGGGGACACGACGACGGTAACCGTACATATTCGCAGATTGAGGGAGAAGATTGAGCCAAATCCTTCTGAGCCTCGTTTTATCAAAACAGTATGGGGGATTGGCTACAAATTTGAGAGCAGGGAACCTTTATGA
- a CDS encoding molybdopterin-dependent oxidoreductase: MERPSVWSWEQFLKLKRTVQVSDFHCVTGWSVYKCTWEGIPLKEMLAAAGVKPEAKFVKFYSGDGVYTDALSLDQAAIDDVMVAVMLDGKPIPQKLGGPVRLIVPKMFAYKSVKWLQGIELIDKEHIGYWEVRGYRNDAWVWVDQEHV; encoded by the coding sequence GTGGAGCGTCCCAGCGTTTGGAGCTGGGAGCAATTTCTGAAGCTGAAGCGCACCGTTCAAGTCAGCGATTTCCACTGCGTTACGGGATGGTCGGTGTACAAATGTACATGGGAGGGCATTCCACTCAAGGAAATGCTTGCTGCTGCAGGTGTAAAGCCTGAAGCTAAGTTTGTTAAATTTTACTCCGGCGATGGTGTTTATACGGACGCCTTGTCCTTGGATCAGGCCGCTATTGATGATGTGATGGTTGCGGTCATGCTGGACGGCAAGCCAATCCCTCAGAAGCTCGGCGGACCGGTGAGGCTGATCGTGCCCAAGATGTTCGCATATAAATCTGTGAAATGGCTGCAGGGCATTGAACTGATTGATAAGGAGCACATCGGTTACTGGGAGGTCAGAGGCTACCGTAACGACGCTTGGGTATGGGTTGATCAGGAGCATGTGTGA